A single genomic interval of uncultured Desulfobacter sp. harbors:
- a CDS encoding dihydroorotate dehydrogenase electron transfer subunit: MITQLMPAMVEVADKDVHSPEFATLYVNQAIDFKPGQFVMVWIPGVDEKPYTISHHSPDRFGITVEAKGIFSKKAVSLGPGDKIGIRGPFGNGFNMGIDHKRVAVVAGGCGMAPLAPLVEAFQADNGPEILLIQGARSKSFLLYPDRFTANVEICTDDGSKGYKGFVTDILVQKIKDLSDSSAPGFDMVYACGPEIMMAKVFDICEAHGIPCQVSLERYMRCGFGVCGACVCGHAVVCMDGPVFGSKALRTMADFNTRALLKSGKPVPLNEYATWRCQ; the protein is encoded by the coding sequence ATGATTACGCAGCTGATGCCCGCCATGGTCGAGGTGGCGGACAAGGACGTTCACAGCCCTGAGTTTGCCACCCTGTATGTCAACCAGGCCATTGACTTTAAACCGGGCCAGTTTGTCATGGTGTGGATTCCCGGCGTGGATGAAAAACCGTATACCATTTCCCATCACAGTCCGGACCGTTTCGGCATTACCGTGGAGGCCAAGGGTATTTTTTCTAAAAAAGCAGTTTCCCTTGGGCCTGGTGATAAAATTGGTATCCGCGGGCCCTTTGGCAACGGCTTTAATATGGGAATTGATCACAAACGGGTTGCCGTTGTGGCAGGCGGCTGCGGCATGGCACCCCTTGCCCCCCTTGTGGAGGCCTTTCAGGCCGATAACGGGCCTGAAATTCTGCTGATCCAGGGGGCCCGGTCCAAATCATTTCTGCTCTACCCGGACCGGTTTACGGCAAACGTCGAAATCTGTACCGATGACGGATCAAAAGGATATAAAGGGTTTGTGACGGATATTCTTGTGCAGAAAATCAAAGATTTGTCGGATAGTTCCGCCCCGGGTTTTGATATGGTTTATGCCTGCGGCCCGGAAATCATGATGGCAAAGGTGTTTGATATCTGTGAAGCCCACGGCATCCCCTGCCAGGTTTCCCTGGAACGGTACATGAGATGCGGGTTCGGGGTGTGCGGGGCCTGTGTCTGTGGTCATGCCGTGGTGTGCATGGACGGGCCGGTGTTTGGATCAAAGGCCTTGAGAACCATGGCGGACTTTAATACCCGGGCACTGTTGAAAAGCGGAAAGCCGGTTCCTTTGAATGAATATGCCACCTGGCGCTGCCAGTAG
- the pyrE gene encoding orotate phosphoribosyltransferase yields the protein MNYKEEFIEFLVQCNALKFGEFELKSGRIAPYFINTGMFDTGSKIKKLGTYYARAIDAHFKTEFHGIYGPAYKGIPLCITAACALADMGIDKGYVFNRKEAKTYADKSAVVGMPLTPDTRLILVDDVITSGKAIRESLEILKGCGNPQVCGIIISVNRQEKGKTDKNALEEVADTLGIPIFAIVTIREIIDFLHNREIDGNIVLDDPMKAKIENYLKTYGAD from the coding sequence ATGAATTATAAAGAGGAATTTATTGAGTTTCTGGTACAGTGCAATGCCTTGAAGTTTGGCGAATTTGAGCTGAAAAGCGGCCGAATTGCCCCCTATTTTATCAACACCGGCATGTTTGACACCGGATCAAAGATTAAAAAGCTGGGCACCTATTATGCCAGGGCCATTGACGCCCATTTCAAAACAGAATTTCACGGGATTTACGGACCTGCCTACAAGGGCATTCCTTTGTGCATCACAGCAGCCTGTGCCCTGGCCGACATGGGCATTGACAAAGGGTATGTGTTTAACCGCAAAGAAGCTAAAACCTATGCAGACAAAAGCGCTGTGGTGGGTATGCCCTTGACCCCCGACACCCGGCTGATCCTGGTGGATGACGTCATCACCTCGGGCAAGGCCATCCGGGAATCCCTGGAAATTCTAAAAGGATGCGGTAATCCTCAGGTTTGTGGCATTATCATCAGCGTCAACCGCCAGGAAAAGGGAAAAACAGACAAAAATGCCCTGGAAGAGGTGGCAGACACCCTTGGCATTCCCATTTTTGCCATTGTTACCATACGGGAGATCATTGATTTTCTGCACAACAGGGAAATAGATGGCAACATTGTTCTGGATGACCCAATGAAAGCAAAAATCGAAAACTATCTGAAAACCTATGGCGCAGACTGA
- a CDS encoding type II toxin-antitoxin system RelE/ParE family toxin: protein MFLVYVLHAFKKKSQKTEKRDLNTATRRLKEVQRARGGK, encoded by the coding sequence TTGTTTTTAGTCTATGTTCTGCATGCCTTTAAAAAGAAATCCCAGAAGACCGAAAAGCGTGATCTAAACACAGCAACGCGCCGTCTCAAAGAAGTGCAGAGGGCCAGGGGAGGGAAATAA
- a CDS encoding PIN domain-containing protein — protein sequence MKVIIDTCIWSLALRRQKHASINPEAKELEELIKEVRTQLIGPVRQEILSGIKEESQFNRLKTVLRSFPDLPLACEDFELAAEYYNLLRSKGIQGSNTDFLICAISVRYDMPIFTTDKDFYHFKQHIPILIYRPRTT from the coding sequence ATGAAGGTCATTATTGATACATGCATATGGTCTTTGGCACTCCGAAGGCAAAAGCATGCTTCGATAAATCCGGAAGCAAAAGAATTAGAAGAGTTAATAAAAGAGGTCAGGACCCAGCTCATCGGTCCTGTCCGGCAGGAAATCCTGTCCGGGATTAAAGAAGAATCTCAGTTTAACCGGCTAAAAACAGTATTGCGATCTTTCCCGGATTTGCCACTCGCCTGTGAAGACTTTGAATTGGCCGCTGAATATTATAATCTTTTGCGAAGCAAAGGTATACAGGGCTCAAACACTGATTTTCTTATTTGCGCAATTTCAGTCAGATATGACATGCCTATATTCACAACAGATAAGGATTTTTACCATTTTAAACAGCATATACCCATTTTAATTTACCGACCCAGAACCACATAA
- a CDS encoding type II toxin-antitoxin system VapB family antitoxin — translation MATNLAIDDNLIQEALIIGKHKTKKAVVTEALQEYIQRRKQLEIIKMFGSIDYDPDYDYKKQRNVQ, via the coding sequence ATGGCAACCAACCTGGCAATAGACGATAACCTCATCCAGGAAGCCCTGATTATCGGGAAGCACAAGACAAAAAAGGCCGTGGTAACAGAGGCACTTCAGGAATACATCCAGAGACGAAAACAGCTTGAGATCATAAAAATGTTCGGATCTATTGATTATGATCCGGATTACGATTATAAAAAACAGCGGAATGTCCAATGA
- a CDS encoding ATP-binding protein, translated as MENQNMDQKSLRTVTGKTADWQELAKDCVCFANARGGRILIGIEDGESLPPPGQVIPQNLPEKIRKRMGELTVNVITSLELCTGENGGQYLALHIPRSHAPASTTDGRYYMRISDDCKPLVGSDIQRLLDERSAQPWETLTTLGVPLERVDTVKLAAFSSGIRASDRVKPSVKEKDDKELLTHYMLAVNGLLTNLGILCVGGQQERAMLGTGPVIQFLKYDERNQKVNKLVWDDHSLSPMELIDAVWQEIPDFREHYELPSGLFRTSLPVYDEIVVRELLVNAMVHRPYTQRGDIFINLRMDCLEMVNPGLLPLGVTPRNILHTTVRRNEHMARVFHDLKLMEREGSGFDRMYEVLLSQARPLPELQEGPDRVEVTIHKRVLKPEIIDFISKADRTWDLSQRERITLGLLAQHDSLTARELAGKLELGDIGSLSGWMGRLQKLSLVKQQGKTQATRYFVDPELLQKLDFPSSTTLSLIEPHRLKALILEDLQRYPESAISDIHSRTAPELDRHRIKRALEALYDEGAIHYQGEKRWRRYFLADK; from the coding sequence ATGGAAAACCAGAATATGGATCAAAAGTCGCTGCGGACCGTTACAGGAAAAACTGCCGACTGGCAGGAGCTTGCCAAAGACTGCGTCTGTTTTGCCAATGCCCGGGGCGGCAGAATCCTGATCGGTATTGAGGATGGTGAATCTCTGCCGCCCCCAGGCCAGGTGATTCCACAGAATTTACCGGAGAAGATAAGAAAGCGCATGGGAGAACTGACCGTCAATGTGATCACTTCTCTGGAGTTGTGTACCGGCGAAAACGGCGGTCAATATCTGGCACTGCATATCCCCCGATCCCATGCACCGGCATCGACAACGGACGGCCGCTATTATATGCGGATTTCCGATGACTGCAAACCCCTTGTGGGCAGTGATATCCAGCGCCTGCTAGATGAACGCAGTGCCCAGCCCTGGGAAACCCTGACCACCCTGGGGGTCCCGCTGGAGCGGGTGGATACTGTAAAGCTGGCTGCCTTTTCTTCAGGCATCCGGGCATCTGACCGGGTTAAACCGTCGGTTAAGGAGAAAGATGACAAGGAATTGCTGACCCATTACATGCTTGCCGTGAATGGGCTGCTGACCAATCTTGGCATTCTCTGTGTGGGGGGACAGCAGGAGCGGGCCATGCTCGGTACCGGCCCTGTTATCCAGTTTCTCAAATATGATGAACGCAATCAAAAGGTCAATAAACTGGTCTGGGACGATCACAGCCTCTCTCCCATGGAGCTGATAGATGCAGTCTGGCAGGAAATTCCGGATTTCCGGGAACATTATGAACTGCCGTCAGGGCTCTTTCGCACCTCGCTGCCGGTGTATGACGAAATCGTGGTCCGTGAGTTGCTGGTCAATGCCATGGTCCACCGGCCCTATACCCAGCGGGGCGATATTTTCATTAATCTGCGCATGGACTGCCTGGAAATGGTCAATCCGGGGCTGCTCCCCCTAGGGGTGACCCCCCGCAATATTTTGCATACCACGGTGCGCCGTAATGAACATATGGCCAGGGTATTTCACGATCTCAAGCTCATGGAGCGGGAAGGCAGCGGCTTTGACCGGATGTACGAGGTCCTCCTGTCCCAGGCAAGACCCCTTCCGGAGCTGCAGGAGGGCCCTGACCGGGTTGAGGTCACCATTCATAAAAGGGTTTTGAAACCTGAAATTATCGATTTTATTTCAAAGGCGGACAGGACATGGGATCTTAGCCAGCGTGAGCGTATTACCCTTGGCCTGCTTGCCCAGCATGACAGCCTTACAGCCCGTGAACTGGCCGGTAAACTTGAACTGGGCGATATCGGCAGTCTGTCCGGCTGGATGGGACGGCTTCAGAAATTATCCCTGGTGAAACAGCAGGGGAAAACCCAGGCGACCCGTTATTTTGTGGATCCGGAGCTGCTGCAGAAATTGGATTTCCCCAGTTCAACAACGCTGAGCCTGATTGAACCCCACAGGTTAAAGGCGCTCATCCTGGAAGATCTCCAGCGCTACCCTGAATCAGCCATCAGTGACATCCATTCCCGCACCGCTCCGGAACTGGACCGCCATCGGATTAAACGTGCTCTGGAGGCGCTCTATGATGAGGGTGCAATTCATTATCAAGGAGAAAAGCGGTGGCGCCGCTACTTTCTTGCTGACAAATAA
- a CDS encoding DEAD/DEAH box helicase: MDVFKYRDNVVANYRSFTTSFTKIKASDIQKFVTSKYDSGHYWPVPLIQLNPAFFSGQSVEQLVKHGELHPTCQDIFRFGRKDGSPGVSAQLHKHQIDAANIAKKEESYVLTTGTGSGKSLAYMLPIVDNILKKKQTGSPTIKAIIIYPMNALVNSQLEKLDKFLGHYGHEKPVTFGRYTGQESQEERHAMAAIPPDIILTNFMMLELLMTRQDDLDRTIMKAAKGLDFLVLDELHTYRGRQGADVAMLVRRVREALNKDVQCIGTSATMASEGTLQARNEAVAEVSGKLFGTTVRPENIITETLQRQKP; encoded by the coding sequence ATGGATGTATTCAAATACCGCGATAATGTTGTAGCCAACTACCGATCATTCACGACTAGTTTTACCAAAATAAAAGCCTCAGATATCCAAAAATTTGTCACAAGCAAATATGATTCCGGGCACTACTGGCCGGTGCCTCTCATTCAGTTAAATCCCGCGTTTTTTTCCGGGCAGAGTGTAGAGCAACTCGTCAAACACGGAGAACTTCATCCTACATGTCAGGATATTTTTCGTTTTGGCCGAAAAGATGGTTCTCCCGGAGTATCGGCCCAGCTTCACAAACACCAAATAGATGCTGCGAATATTGCCAAAAAGGAAGAGAGTTATGTCCTTACAACCGGCACTGGATCAGGAAAATCTCTCGCTTACATGTTGCCGATTGTAGACAATATTCTCAAAAAAAAGCAGACTGGTTCACCTACGATCAAAGCAATCATTATTTATCCGATGAACGCGCTGGTCAACAGTCAGCTGGAAAAACTTGATAAATTCCTCGGCCACTATGGTCATGAAAAGCCGGTCACGTTTGGGCGTTACACCGGCCAGGAAAGCCAGGAGGAACGTCATGCCATGGCTGCAATTCCCCCTGATATCATCCTGACAAACTTTATGATGCTGGAACTTCTCATGACCAGACAGGATGACCTGGACCGTACGATCATGAAAGCAGCCAAAGGTCTCGATTTTCTTGTTCTGGATGAACTGCATACCTACCGGGGCCGCCAGGGAGCGGATGTTGCTATGCTGGTCCGCAGAGTCCGGGAAGCTTTGAATAAAGATGTCCAATGTATCGGCACCTCTGCCACCATGGCCAGCGAAGGAACATTGCAGGCGCGCAACGAGGCTGTTGCTGAAGTCTCAGGAAAACTTTTTGGTACAACCGTCAGACCGGAAAATATCATCACTGAAACACTGCAGAGACAAAAGCCATAA
- a CDS encoding esterase-like activity of phytase family protein has translation MKKLAAAAAGLILGLCPAAVFAHGHDVTQNKQQHHRVSQELFQHVGTFDVMAGNGSGVAEIVDVTGNGKQLVYTDSENGAIGFVDISDPANPAGQGSVDVGGEPTSLVVRGPLVLVGVNTSESYDNPSGQLVVVHRNTRQIVAVHDLGGQPDSLALAPDHKRAAIVIENERDEDLNDGIIPQKPSGTLLIVDLKGPAKNWKITEADLSDVKNGAFAGEDLEVEYVDINSRNQAVVSFQENNHLAIVDLVTGNTVNSFSAGKVVLNNVDTEENDLIEFNSQIEKRAEPDAVSWINNRTFATANEGDYEDEDGEEGGSRGFTIFNRKGTAVYESGESFELWLASMGHYNEGRSENKGCEPEAVEVGVFGKNQTLLFVGSERCNAVGVYDVSKPSKPKALQVLPTGIGPEGLKAIPQRDLFVASTETEVADAGIPTMINIYQLKKGKAAYPMISSATDENGTPIPWVALSGLAGDPENPDTLYAVSDSFLAEGFIYTIDVSREPALIVNRMQVTGVDEDLDLEGVAVGPGGNFWLCSEGDADGHPNLILKVNAETGEVLSKIALPEDLESTARKNGFEGIAVTGDAGAEIVYVAIQRAWPDSGDTDKANTKIGRYDVGKKEWAFIYYPLEEQGNGGWIGLSELTFLPDGTFAVIERDKGWGQSTGLNAELKAVYGVDLASAEFRTLDNSDGLVTLDKILLWDLLPKMINASVWTAEKLEGLAVAADGQAYAITDNDGVDDATGETLFLRLGLWKKH, from the coding sequence ATGAAAAAGCTTGCCGCTGCAGCAGCAGGACTCATTCTGGGCCTGTGTCCGGCTGCGGTCTTTGCCCACGGCCATGACGTAACGCAAAACAAACAACAACATCATCGTGTATCCCAGGAGCTGTTCCAGCATGTTGGCACATTTGATGTCATGGCAGGCAATGGTTCCGGCGTTGCCGAAATTGTTGACGTCACCGGCAACGGCAAACAGCTGGTGTATACTGACAGTGAGAATGGTGCCATAGGCTTTGTGGATATCTCTGATCCGGCCAATCCGGCTGGGCAGGGAAGCGTAGACGTCGGCGGTGAGCCGACCAGTCTTGTGGTTCGTGGTCCCTTGGTGCTGGTGGGCGTTAACACCTCTGAAAGCTATGACAACCCTTCCGGTCAGCTGGTGGTGGTTCACCGCAATACCCGTCAGATTGTTGCCGTGCATGACCTGGGCGGTCAACCCGACTCCCTGGCCCTGGCCCCGGATCATAAACGCGCCGCCATTGTTATCGAAAATGAGCGAGATGAAGACCTCAACGACGGGATTATCCCCCAGAAGCCCTCCGGCACCCTGCTTATCGTTGACCTTAAAGGACCTGCCAAAAATTGGAAAATCACCGAAGCCGATCTTTCTGATGTGAAAAATGGGGCCTTTGCAGGTGAGGATCTGGAAGTTGAATATGTGGACATCAACAGCCGCAACCAGGCCGTGGTCTCTTTCCAGGAAAATAATCATCTGGCTATTGTAGACCTTGTCACCGGCAATACCGTCAACAGTTTTTCTGCCGGGAAAGTGGTACTGAACAATGTTGACACCGAGGAAAACGATCTCATTGAATTCAACAGCCAAATCGAAAAGCGTGCGGAGCCTGACGCCGTATCCTGGATTAATAATAGAACCTTTGCCACGGCCAATGAAGGGGACTACGAAGATGAAGACGGTGAAGAGGGCGGCAGCCGCGGATTCACCATTTTTAATAGAAAGGGTACAGCTGTTTATGAATCCGGAGAATCCTTTGAGCTGTGGCTGGCCTCCATGGGCCACTACAATGAAGGCCGCTCCGAAAATAAAGGCTGTGAACCCGAGGCCGTTGAAGTCGGTGTTTTTGGTAAGAATCAAACCCTGCTCTTTGTCGGTTCCGAGCGCTGCAATGCTGTCGGTGTTTACGACGTGAGCAAACCAAGTAAGCCCAAGGCGTTGCAAGTGTTGCCCACGGGTATCGGCCCTGAGGGGTTGAAAGCCATCCCCCAACGCGATCTTTTCGTTGCTTCCACAGAGACAGAGGTGGCTGATGCCGGAATCCCGACCATGATTAACATCTACCAGCTTAAAAAAGGCAAAGCAGCGTATCCCATGATCTCTTCTGCCACGGACGAAAACGGCACCCCCATTCCCTGGGTGGCCTTGTCCGGGCTTGCCGGTGATCCGGAAAATCCGGATACCCTTTATGCAGTAAGTGATTCTTTTCTTGCCGAAGGGTTCATTTACACCATTGATGTTTCCCGGGAACCGGCTTTAATTGTTAACCGTATGCAGGTTACCGGCGTCGACGAAGATCTTGACCTTGAAGGGGTTGCTGTCGGCCCTGGCGGCAACTTCTGGCTATGCAGCGAAGGCGACGCCGACGGCCATCCCAACCTGATCCTTAAGGTGAACGCTGAAACCGGTGAGGTCTTGAGCAAAATAGCACTGCCCGAAGATCTGGAATCCACTGCCCGCAAGAACGGTTTTGAAGGGATTGCCGTAACCGGTGACGCAGGTGCAGAGATCGTTTATGTGGCGATTCAGCGTGCCTGGCCGGACAGCGGCGACACTGATAAGGCCAACACCAAAATCGGCCGTTACGATGTGGGTAAAAAGGAGTGGGCATTTATCTATTATCCCCTGGAAGAGCAGGGCAATGGCGGCTGGATCGGACTGTCCGAGTTGACCTTTCTGCCTGACGGGACCTTTGCCGTCATCGAGCGTGACAAGGGCTGGGGACAGAGCACAGGCCTTAATGCCGAACTGAAAGCTGTGTATGGTGTTGACCTTGCCTCTGCCGAATTCCGTACCCTGGACAACTCTGACGGACTTGTTACCCTTGACAAAATACTGCTCTGGGACCTGCTGCCAAAGATGATCAATGCCAGTGTCTGGACTGCTGAGAAACTTGAAGGTCTGGCTGTGGCTGCCGACGGCCAGGCTTATGCGATTACGGATAACGACGGTGTGGACGACGCTACGGGTGAAACCCTGTTCCTGCGTCTTGGCCTCTGGAAAAAGCACTGA